The Calditrichota bacterium genome has a window encoding:
- a CDS encoding T9SS type A sorting domain-containing protein, whose translation MKLVTLLGCLVLLLGNWAKADSTFVSGAVSGLWTADGSPYIVQGDLTVQENDTLQISPGVRVYFTGPFVLDVDSSAVLWALGAEEDSIVFTGPTDSDSTRWAGLYARYTSDTLRFRYCVFENATGRVQPTSYYYGAVTSVHNQLLMEHCAIRGNSSAGSYDVHGAGLRINDRGSGDGSYTINDCIFENNSGFHGGALGIEDGEGTISRCIFRNNFAQSGAAVYSFISASHYRDCSFTGNAALARGGAIWIEGNHGDMVDCEFTGNHSDGIGGAVCDTWGGGTTDQPKYEGCEFRNNSADSIGGAVIVGGNSTVKKCLFLENDAQDGGGLYYAIYSQPLTVTQCTFAENSASDGSAAVSMSSQPYGSFYIVNSAFADNEGNTVIRYPDCAVSHFRNNLIWENQTAAIFEGDACAAKHVVDQVNANGDSCDQDFNLYLDPVFVDAENGDFHLLQGSPMIDAGVTGDNFATTNDPDSTLPDIGVFYFNQTPSASDKPAAAPGELALLQNYPNPFNGETTIEFELQTPAHATLELFDITGRWVRTLFDGNTRGRQFVRVEMNDLASGIYIYRLRTPRQQLSSKMLLIR comes from the coding sequence CGGGCGTGCGGGTGTATTTTACAGGACCGTTTGTTTTGGACGTGGATTCATCGGCGGTGCTTTGGGCTCTTGGAGCGGAGGAGGACTCAATCGTCTTTACGGGTCCGACGGATTCCGATTCAACCCGCTGGGCCGGACTCTATGCGCGCTACACTTCCGACACACTCCGGTTCAGGTATTGTGTTTTCGAAAATGCCACGGGCAGAGTACAGCCCACTTCGTACTACTACGGCGCCGTCACGTCGGTTCACAATCAACTATTGATGGAACACTGCGCGATTCGAGGAAACTCGTCCGCCGGATCGTACGACGTACATGGCGCGGGGCTGCGCATCAACGATAGAGGTTCCGGTGACGGCAGCTACACGATCAACGATTGCATCTTCGAAAACAATTCCGGATTCCACGGCGGCGCGTTGGGTATCGAAGACGGCGAGGGCACCATCAGCCGCTGCATCTTTCGGAACAACTTTGCGCAATCGGGTGCGGCCGTCTATTCATTCATCTCCGCGTCGCACTATCGGGACTGTTCGTTCACCGGAAACGCCGCCCTCGCGCGGGGCGGAGCAATCTGGATCGAAGGAAACCATGGAGACATGGTCGATTGCGAGTTCACAGGCAACCACAGTGACGGAATCGGCGGAGCAGTTTGCGATACGTGGGGCGGCGGGACGACCGACCAACCCAAGTATGAAGGGTGCGAGTTCAGAAACAACAGCGCAGACTCGATTGGCGGCGCAGTGATCGTCGGCGGAAACTCAACGGTCAAGAAGTGCTTGTTCTTGGAGAACGATGCGCAAGACGGCGGCGGACTCTATTATGCGATCTATTCGCAGCCGCTAACCGTGACACAGTGCACATTCGCCGAAAACAGCGCAAGCGACGGATCAGCGGCGGTCTCCATGTCGAGCCAGCCCTACGGCAGCTTCTACATCGTGAATTCGGCTTTTGCAGATAACGAAGGCAACACCGTGATTCGCTATCCGGATTGCGCGGTGTCGCACTTTCGGAACAATTTGATTTGGGAAAATCAAACGGCCGCAATTTTTGAAGGGGATGCCTGTGCGGCAAAACACGTCGTTGACCAAGTCAACGCAAACGGCGATTCATGCGATCAGGATTTCAATCTGTATCTTGATCCGGTGTTCGTCGACGCGGAAAACGGAGACTTTCATTTGCTGCAAGGCTCACCGATGATTGACGCGGGGGTCACGGGCGACAACTTCGCGACGACAAACGATCCGGATTCTACGCTACCCGACATCGGCGTGTTCTATTTCAACCAGACGCCGAGCGCAAGCGACAAGCCCGCGGCGGCTCCCGGCGAACTTGCGCTTTTGCAAAACTATCCGAATCCTTTCAACGGCGAGACGACCATTGAGTTTGAGTTGCAAACGCCGGCGCACGCAACGCTCGAACTGTTCGATATCACCGGAAGGTGGGTGCGGACACTGTTTGACGGGAATACGCGGGGACGTCAATTCGTGCGCGTCGAAATGAACGACTTGGCGAGCGGGATATATATTTACAGACTGCGGACTCCGCGGCAACAACTTAGCAGCAAAATGCTTTTGATCAGATAA
- a CDS encoding M48 family metallopeptidase: MKKFVMLALVTMALMVSCYTNPETGRRGLMLIPSSQEAELGFSAFQEIKSSTPRTTDQAQQDLVEKVGRRISSVVSLPNAQWEYVCFKSDEPNAFCLPGGKIGVYSAILPITKNEAGLAAVMGHEVAHATARHGGERMSEQLVTSLGGMALDIALANKPEQTRALAMTAYGVGTTLGRTLPHSRTQELEADRMGLTYMARAGYDPREAVAFWQRFKAYKGSGGSVPAFLSTHPTDDRRIAQLERLLPDAIKEYEKSGGQSSSTSSSTGTPRRSGKVRER; this comes from the coding sequence ATGAAGAAGTTTGTCATGTTGGCGCTCGTGACTATGGCGCTGATGGTTTCGTGTTACACAAATCCGGAAACGGGTCGCCGCGGATTGATGTTGATTCCGTCGTCGCAAGAGGCGGAATTGGGATTCTCGGCGTTCCAAGAAATTAAATCATCCACGCCGCGCACAACGGATCAGGCTCAGCAGGATCTGGTCGAGAAGGTCGGCCGGAGAATTTCGTCGGTAGTCAGCCTGCCGAATGCGCAGTGGGAATATGTTTGTTTCAAATCGGACGAGCCGAATGCGTTTTGCTTGCCGGGCGGAAAGATCGGCGTGTATAGTGCTATTTTGCCGATTACAAAGAATGAAGCGGGACTGGCGGCGGTGATGGGACATGAAGTCGCGCACGCGACGGCGCGGCACGGCGGCGAGCGCATGAGTGAACAACTCGTGACGAGTTTGGGCGGCATGGCGCTCGACATTGCACTCGCAAATAAACCCGAACAGACGCGCGCGTTGGCGATGACCGCCTACGGAGTGGGCACGACTTTGGGAAGAACATTGCCGCACTCACGCACGCAAGAACTTGAAGCGGACCGCATGGGCTTGACGTACATGGCCCGCGCGGGCTACGATCCGCGTGAAGCGGTCGCGTTCTGGCAGCGGTTCAAAGCCTATAAAGGCAGCGGCGGAAGCGTGCCCGCGTTTTTGTCGACACACCCGACGGATGACCGCCGCATCGCGCAGCTTGAAAGATTGCTGCCCGACGCCATCAAAGAATATGAAAAAAGCGGCGGCCAAAGCAGCAGCACCAGCAGCAGCACCGGCACACCGAGGAGAAGCGGAAAAGTCAGAGAGAGATAG
- a CDS encoding leucine-rich repeat domain-containing protein, whose translation MILPQGDDIVLTWNPVDTTTAGCTVDGKDYLVYVSESPDGPYDYLAWTSDTTFTDAGAVAQLAQRYYQVTADKGVQFADPNLEQAVREQLGNFDEPLLREDLESVTDLDAGNRGIQNLSGIQWLKNLEELYLLDNPIGDIAPLSELSRLQLLFLRSSQPLDLTPLSTLYELTHLLISVVSFDQAINIAPLAPLIQLEWLYVVGGQLTDLTPISGLTNLSYLSLLNEPQISDIGPLANLIQLQHLLIVNSQISSVSPLANLGQLTNLDLQGNQLSDICPLGGLTQMQQLNLGNGEISNISALSSLSQLTYLYLGRNQIADTGPLSALTDLTFLDLSFAQITEIDQLANLTQLQTLGLAGNQISDISPLASLAQLRSLALASNQVSEISSLSNLLQLESLILNGNQISDVSSITGLSQVQYIDIGSNQINDLQALVDNQGLNSGDILIADNNPLSETALTVQIPELISRGVNVYYDGAARESDGQGDMYEAGTPESNPLWRLLDDASTPEGKREMLRKEIELRVSKHIEEAKEQSTNHHPKR comes from the coding sequence GTGATTCTTCCGCAAGGAGACGACATCGTGTTGACTTGGAACCCAGTAGACACGACGACTGCGGGGTGCACCGTTGATGGCAAAGACTATCTCGTTTATGTTTCAGAATCTCCTGACGGTCCGTACGACTATCTTGCCTGGACTTCGGATACGACATTCACCGACGCAGGAGCTGTCGCCCAGCTTGCGCAGAGATACTATCAAGTAACTGCGGACAAAGGCGTGCAATTCGCCGATCCAAATCTTGAACAGGCAGTGCGGGAGCAGTTGGGGAATTTTGACGAGCCATTGTTGAGGGAGGACCTTGAAAGCGTGACCGACCTAGATGCGGGAAATCGAGGGATACAAAATCTTTCCGGCATTCAATGGTTGAAAAACCTTGAAGAACTCTATTTGCTTGACAACCCAATTGGAGACATTGCTCCGCTTTCTGAGCTGTCACGGCTGCAACTTCTCTTCTTGCGAAGCAGCCAACCGCTAGATCTTACACCCCTTTCAACATTGTACGAACTTACCCATCTATTGATAAGTGTCGTCAGCTTCGATCAAGCCATTAACATTGCACCCCTTGCGCCCCTTATACAACTTGAATGGCTATATGTTGTTGGCGGCCAACTGACAGATCTAACACCAATCTCTGGCCTTACGAATTTGTCTTATCTTTCGTTGCTTAACGAGCCCCAGATTTCGGATATTGGGCCACTAGCAAACCTTATACAACTTCAGCATTTACTCATTGTAAACAGCCAAATTTCGAGTGTCAGCCCGTTGGCGAATCTCGGACAATTGACAAACCTAGACCTGCAGGGAAACCAACTCTCGGATATCTGCCCGTTAGGGGGGCTGACACAAATGCAACAGCTAAATCTAGGCAACGGCGAAATATCAAACATAAGCGCACTATCAAGCCTGAGTCAACTGACTTACTTGTACCTTGGTCGGAATCAGATTGCAGATACTGGACCACTGTCAGCGCTAACAGATCTCACATTTTTAGACCTTTCTTTCGCACAAATAACAGAAATCGATCAACTTGCCAATCTAACTCAATTGCAGACATTGGGACTCGCTGGAAACCAAATCTCAGACATCTCGCCGTTAGCAAGTCTTGCACAACTGCGAAGTTTGGCTCTTGCCTCTAACCAAGTTTCCGAAATATCTTCTTTATCGAATTTGTTGCAGCTTGAATCGTTGATTCTCAATGGTAACCAAATTTCGGACGTAAGCTCAATTACGGGTTTATCGCAAGTTCAGTACATAGATATCGGATCGAATCAGATCAACGATCTTCAGGCCCTAGTAGACAATCAGGGTCTAAATAGCGGGGACATTTTGATCGCAGACAATAATCCCCTAAGCGAAACGGCCCTGACCGTCCAGATACCCGAGCTTATCAGTCGCGGTGTCAATGTATATTACGACGGCGCTGCGCGGGAAAGCGATGGCCAAGGCGATATGTATGAAGC